The Mucilaginibacter yixingensis genome window below encodes:
- the galB gene encoding beta-galactosidase GalB, which produces MKFPKHQPIVLKQLRYVAMLTIALLALKNNGICQSVSVKPEATRQHISINNGWKFFRYPEGATPDSLIYDARPSFENRDGGPADARPTDAVSIKADAKVLKPWIMPSGNAFIRDPAKRYIRPKGNPGGQFPFVKGDFNDSNWQFVDLPHDWAIKGPFYTADNAIIGGGMGRLPVQGVAWYRKKLNISKADAGKAIYLEVEGAMSYAMVWLNGKLVGGWPYGYSSWQLDLSPYVIPGGDNQLAIRLDNPPASSRWYPGAGIYRNVWLNKQNKIHVSQWGTTVITKQLSPAAATVGLRVSVDNTSSKNQQVSIGTAIYLLGASGQKVGQPVARIKNMEVTISGNQADTINATATIPQPKLWGPRPTQKPNRYVAVTTVYQNGQPVDSYETPFGVREIRFDPNEGVFINGEHIYIKGVNQHHDLGALGTAFNRQAARRQLVELREMGCNAIRLAHNPPAPELLDLADEMGFMVIDEIFDDWETKKTPLDFHLIFHEWSEQDLRALARRDRNHPSVLMWSFGNEVGEQYTGEKGASVAKRLYRILKEEDSTRPSTAAMNYAKPDMPLPAVVDVIGLNYQGEGIRDADAYKGLKGISTPPLYPAFHSKFPDKVIISTENAAALSSRGEYYFPVFSGTSAPVKDGLGGDSKKHQVSAYELYSVDFGSSAEKVLATMYAHPYVAGGFVWSGWDYIGEPTPYYSSRSSYFGIIDLAGFKKDRFYLYQAAWRPELPMAHLLPHWNWPDRIGKIVPVHVFTSGDEGELFVNNISQGRKRLGKNEYRLRWDSVSYQPGKIKVVTYKNGKPWATDSLATAGPMFKLKLMIDSTGSDEPNKKLAFIKVCVTDQSGMVVPTANIPFSVSLTGDAEIIATDNGDATDMTSFAATKRNTFNGWGLIVLKAKPGQTAKTKVSVVSDGLKSDAISLKVKDGEFVE; this is translated from the coding sequence CCCGCTGATGCCAGGCCCACCGATGCCGTGTCCATAAAAGCCGACGCCAAAGTTTTAAAACCCTGGATTATGCCCAGCGGCAATGCTTTTATCAGAGACCCGGCCAAAAGATATATCAGGCCCAAGGGCAATCCAGGCGGCCAGTTCCCATTTGTGAAAGGCGACTTTAACGACAGCAATTGGCAATTTGTTGATCTGCCCCACGATTGGGCCATAAAAGGACCTTTTTACACCGCCGATAATGCCATTATAGGCGGTGGCATGGGGCGGCTCCCGGTGCAGGGTGTGGCCTGGTACCGCAAAAAGTTAAACATCAGTAAAGCTGATGCCGGTAAGGCTATTTATCTGGAGGTTGAAGGCGCCATGTCATACGCTATGGTTTGGCTTAACGGCAAACTGGTTGGCGGCTGGCCTTATGGTTACAGTTCATGGCAGCTGGATCTTAGTCCTTACGTTATTCCCGGTGGCGATAACCAGCTGGCTATCCGCCTGGATAACCCTCCGGCATCATCACGGTGGTATCCCGGGGCGGGGATTTACCGTAATGTATGGCTCAACAAACAAAACAAAATTCATGTGAGCCAGTGGGGAACAACGGTTATCACCAAACAGTTGTCGCCAGCTGCAGCGACGGTTGGGTTGAGGGTGTCTGTAGATAACACATCAAGTAAAAATCAGCAGGTAAGCATCGGCACAGCCATTTATCTTCTAGGTGCATCAGGCCAGAAAGTTGGCCAACCCGTTGCCCGGATTAAAAATATGGAAGTAACCATCTCCGGCAATCAGGCTGATACCATTAATGCCACAGCAACCATCCCTCAGCCCAAACTCTGGGGGCCTCGGCCTACACAAAAGCCCAATCGTTATGTGGCGGTAACTACCGTATATCAGAATGGCCAGCCGGTTGACAGCTACGAGACACCGTTTGGCGTCCGGGAAATTCGCTTTGACCCCAACGAAGGCGTATTTATAAACGGAGAGCATATTTACATCAAAGGCGTTAACCAACACCATGATCTGGGGGCTCTCGGCACTGCGTTTAACCGTCAGGCAGCCAGACGCCAGTTGGTTGAACTGCGTGAAATGGGCTGCAATGCTATTCGCCTGGCGCATAATCCACCAGCGCCAGAGCTGCTGGACCTTGCCGATGAAATGGGCTTTATGGTGATAGATGAAATTTTTGACGACTGGGAAACCAAAAAGACACCGCTTGATTTTCACCTCATCTTCCACGAATGGAGCGAGCAGGATTTGCGCGCCCTGGCCAGAAGAGACCGTAACCATCCCTCGGTATTGATGTGGAGCTTTGGTAACGAAGTTGGCGAACAATATACCGGCGAAAAGGGAGCATCGGTAGCCAAACGCCTTTATCGCATTTTGAAAGAGGAAGACAGCACACGCCCATCAACCGCAGCCATGAACTATGCCAAGCCGGATATGCCCCTCCCGGCCGTTGTTGATGTTATTGGCCTGAACTACCAGGGCGAAGGTATCAGGGATGCCGATGCTTATAAAGGGCTTAAAGGCATCAGCACGCCACCGCTGTATCCGGCGTTCCATAGCAAGTTTCCGGATAAAGTGATTATCAGCACAGAAAACGCAGCGGCACTGAGCAGCAGAGGCGAGTATTATTTCCCTGTATTTAGCGGCACCAGTGCACCGGTGAAAGATGGATTGGGTGGCGACAGTAAAAAGCACCAGGTAAGCGCATACGAACTTTACAGCGTAGACTTTGGCTCATCGGCAGAAAAAGTTTTGGCTACCATGTATGCACACCCCTATGTTGCCGGCGGCTTTGTATGGAGCGGCTGGGATTATATAGGCGAGCCTACTCCCTATTACAGTTCGCGCAGCTCATATTTTGGCATTATAGATCTGGCTGGATTTAAGAAAGATCGATTTTATCTCTATCAGGCCGCCTGGCGACCGGAACTGCCAATGGCACACCTATTACCACACTGGAACTGGCCTGACCGTATAGGCAAAATTGTACCCGTCCACGTATTTACTTCGGGCGATGAGGGCGAGCTGTTTGTCAACAACATTTCTCAGGGCCGCAAAAGATTAGGCAAAAATGAATACCGCCTGCGCTGGGACAGCGTGAGCTATCAGCCCGGAAAAATAAAGGTAGTGACTTACAAAAACGGCAAACCGTGGGCAACTGACAGCCTGGCCACTGCCGGACCAATGTTTAAACTAAAATTGATGATTGACAGCACAGGTTCAGACGAACCGAACAAAAAATTGGCATTTATAAAAGTATGCGTTACCGATCAATCAGGCATGGTAGTGCCAACGGCTAATATCCCGTTCTCTGTTTCATTAACCGGCGACGCGGAAATAATTGCTACGGACAACGGTGATGCAACAGACATGACCTCGTTTGCGGCAACTAAGCGTAACACGTTTAACGGTTGGGGCTTGATTGTGCTGAAAGCTAAGCCTGGACAAACTGCTAAAACAAAAGTATCCGTGGTTTCTGATGGACTTAAAAGCGATGCTATCAGCCTGAAAGTTAAGGACGGCGAATTTGTTGAGTAA